The Aspergillus nidulans FGSC A4 chromosome VIII genome contains the following window.
CTTAATCAGCACGGTACCCGGGCTTTACAGAAGATGATCGAGTTTATCTCCACCGAAGAGCAGACACAGACGGTCATCGACGCATTGAAAGATCATGTGGTAGAGTTGGTTCAGGACTTGAATGGCAATCATGTCATCCAAAAGTGCCTGAATCGCCTTACTGCAGAAAAGTCTCAATTCATCTACGACGCCGTTGGGGCTCAATGTGTGACTGTTGGCACCCATCGACATGGCTGTTGTGTCCTACAGCGCTGCATCGACCACGCGTCAGGAGCTCAAAGAGCCCGGTTGATTGAGCAGATTACTGAAAATGCATTTGCTCTTGTGCAAGATCCATTCGGCAACTACGTTGTGCAGTATATCCTGGACCTAGCTGAAGCTCGCTTCACAGAACCCCTTTGCCGAGAGTTCCTCTCTCGTATTCCAAAACTTTCCAAGCACAAATTCAGTTCGAATGTGATTGAGAAATGCCTTCGCAcagctgatgaggagatgcGCCGTCAGATGATCGAAGAAATGCTCGCTggcgatgagctggagaagatgctACGAGACTCTTATGCCAATTACGTTGTGCAGACCGCTATGGACTATGCTGATCCTGCGACTCGCGCTCGTATTGTCAAATACATTGAGCCCATTTTGCCCTCTCTTCGTGGGACCCCGCACGGACGCCGCATCGGCAGTAAGATAGCGCCAGAGAACTCGGGAAGAAGTAGCGCCGCAGCCAGTGGTCAAGTTACACCAAATGAGATGAACTCCGCGCAGCTTCCACAAGGATCTCTTCAAACTCCTCAGAAGCCACTTATGTATCACCACAATTCCTATTCTGTTTCTGGCACTCCATTCAACAACCAGAGTTTTATCCCTGTAGCTGGGACAGGTTCGAACACGCCATCTGGTGCTAGTGAGAATTCCTCTGGTGCTTATAGCGCCGCTTTAAAGCAGTCGAACAACAATCTTGGCGCTCAGCCGCAGTTGTACGCTCCCTACTACCACTGACCGAGCGTCCCGGTGTCGACGATTGATTAGTTCACTGCCTGTTGAACTGTACTCATACGATCATGATGCTACGATCTTTGACGACTTAACGGCTACCCTCTTGACATGCTGTCAATGCATTGGGGAATGATACCATACCAAGTCCTTTGTCTTTTATGCAATGACGTTGCATTTCCTGGTCCATTTCTTGACGGATACTACGCCTATTCTGTCTTGTATTTCATCGAACATTTGAATGCTTTCCTTTGCGTCTTATGACGCTTGGGATGCTATGTACGCTTTTTTGCTGGTcctgtcttcctccttgTTAACAGTTCGTTCGCCTGTGGGGGGAACGAGGACTTTCCTTGTGATCTATCGCAGCCGTCCAGAGGACCATTCTCTGCGTCGTCTTTTCACCACTTCTTCTATGCTTTGGGGACGAATTACCTATCGTTTCCCATGTCATTGTTCCCCTTTTGACACGCCAGAACATGCGGTAGAATAGATGTATCCATATCGACAGGCAGCCAAGATATCCGTTTCGCGATTCCATTTGTCTTGTATTTTCTTTCGTTCTCCATCTATGTACCATCTAGCCATAGCGGTAGAATTGATTTATTGAATCAtcaactttttttttgcaatCTAAAAAACCTGATAGTAATAACAAAATTCAATGACCTCCCAACCGACTGTCTTTCATGTAGTGGTCATTATCAACACGTGACTCGACGGTAAGTTTGTTGGTTCCACGCGTATCTCTGCTTAAACTCCTCTTATGATATATTGGAACAGCTTCGGTTTCTCGACCGCATGCATTAAGGAGATTTCGATGCTCATAAGAATCTATTCCTATGCTGCCGATCGAGGTGTCCAAATCTCTGAGCCCGCAATGGCCCTGTCGGGAAGTTCAATCGCGGCAGCTCGCCAGTCTACTTGCAGTACGGACCCCAATGGCTTTAAGATATACAGATTCTTAAGACTCACAATAATCTGATCGCTTAGCCCGGACTGTCTAGCCCATCCACTGTTGTCATTCACGGGATATCCGCCACCTGCAAGTCAACCATCGTAACGAACGTCCTTGCACTACTCGAAGTACCGCATGCTATTGTCCGGAGTCCGGAATGTATTACAGGTCGGCATttgttgacgaagatatTATGGGCTGTGTTGAACGCAGTGGACCGCAAGGATGAATGGGAGCGGTTTGGAAAGGGGCGATGCGAACATGTCAGCTCTCTAGCAGTTTTGTTGGGCGAATGCCTAGCCTCGCACCCTGGAGGAGCACTTGAGAAGTTCGTTTTGGTCCTAGATGGAATTGATAAACAAAGAGAGGCGCCGCCTACACTTTTATCTGCGCTGGCAAGGCTAGGAGAAGTGGTATGTCAGGGGTTGGTGGACTGTCAAAGAAAAGTACTAACTATCCATCTCTTTGCAGATTCCATCACTAACCGTCATTTTGATCGTCAGTTCCACTCCTCGTCCGCTTTTTCTACAGGCGACGGGAGTTCCCCATATCAATTTTCCTCCATACACTCGTGAGCAGGCGACTACTATCATCCTCAGCGCTGGAGCGCCAGCCGTACCTGGTCTGCCGGCGGAAACTTCATTACAACTCTATCCCTACTTTGTCTCCGCTGTGTACGATTCACTGGTTGGCCCAACCGCAAGTTCTATACCGGTATTCAAGTCTATATGCGAGAAGCTGTGGCCGCAGTTCGTTGCCCCGATCACCAGCGGTGAAACCCCGCCTGGCGGTAATGACGAGTGGGATTTCTCTCGGCTCCTAGTCAAAAACCGTTCCTTGTTTAGACGGCAAGGCGAGGCCGCTTTAGTCCATCGTATAGTTACGGAGGACGCCCCTTCTACTACCCAGAATGGCGCACTCGCTAAACCATCATCCTTATTAACATCCATCTCAGCACCTTCACCTCTTCCAAGCTTACCTTACTTCGCTACTCTTGTCCTGACATCCGCATATCTAGCCTCTCACACTCCGCAAAGACTGGACACAATCTTTTTCTCAAagttctcctcctcatcattgTCTGCGCGGAACAAACGTGCTCACCACCGACGCCGCTTGAAGGTTCTCTCGCAGGCGcaagcagcagaagacaaggaagcgCAAGCACCCGCCAAACGAAGAAGGGGATTGGGCAAGCGGACAAAGACTCGTATCACCAAATCCATTCTTGAGAATGCCTTTGCTACCACTTCCGCCACGACATCTGCTGCAGGCGGTGGTCCCGGTATCACCGGCCCATCGACCATCCTAACCGCTCGTCCTTTCCCCTTGGAAAGACTCATTGCAATCTACCATGCTATAAACCCCAATCCCCCTGCAAATCCGCTACGGCTCACCGCTATAGCTGACTCGGTCTACTCAGAACTTGCCACGCTACGTCGTCTACGACTAGTTGTCCCCGCGGCTGGACGTGCAAGCGGGAGCCGCTTGGGTCTGGGTTCCGCAGGTGTCAACAGCGGGAACACGACGGCGGACGTGGGAGAAAAATGGTGTGTAAATGTCTCCGGCGACTGGATCGGAGAGATGGCAAAAGGAATAGGAATTGAGGTCGGGGAGTGGTTAGCTGGTGGGCTTGATTAAGATTTTTTTATGGCAGGACACCTGTTACGACTCTTGTTGTCTTTCTCTCACCTTACTTTTTTATGGAGTGATGTAACAATAGCTTGCATATCTGGCGTTAGAAATAGGTAGGCGTAATACCCTGCGGGCATGACTCGCTTAGCTATCAATGTAGTTACCGTGAATACTAATAGCGTTTCTTTACCCTGTACCATAACTACGGCCATGGCCATAACTCATCAGACTTCCTTAGAATACCTCAAGTTTCAAGCGCTGTACCATTGAATTCCATTCGTTCGTCAAGATGAACGTCACCATTTCCACTCATCAACCGTAGCCTCCGAACAAACCAGCAAACTAGGTGTCTGGGACCCGTGCGCGGCCGACTGATTCCCAGACTCGAAACACACTGATCTAATGGAATCTCGGTATCGATATCTGGTAAGCGGGGAGGCAACCTGCTCTCCGGTGCGGAGGGAGTAGAGCTGAACCGTACGGTCCCTGTCGGTGGGCGAAGCTGTATATAACAACATCCTTTGTCAGTGTGGGAAAGGGCATATTCAAGAAGTGGGAAACTAACCGCTAGCGAGAAGCCCCAGTTCTGGGCTTATGTCGAAATCCGGGGTGATATTTACTTCGGGGTAGTTGGTGGAGAAGGTCAGGTAGGGGCGAGTCGAAGTGTGATGGCTCTTGTTTGGGTTGGGGTTACGTTGTAGGTTATTTGGGGGGTAGCGAATGTCGTACATTTGCAGCTGTGAAGCAAGTCTCGTTAGACGGCATGGATATAATCAAACGGCAAAGATGGACTACTGGAGGTATAGGCCATAAGAGGGCCGAATAATTGGATAAAGGGATGAATGCATGCATACCGAGTTTATACCAGCGACAACGATCCGATACGGATCGAGCTTGCGAATTTTAGTTACCGCATGGGGATGCTGAAGTCTAGTTGCGCTTCCACCAGAGCGGGCGTCGTGAAGAAAGATGGTGGAGTCCTTGAGACCGGCCGCAATCACGTCTGGGGAGAGCCATTCAACGGCTGTGATAAGGGCGTGCGAGGAGTCGGTGCGGCGCTTCTTAGGGTTGCCTGAAGACTTGTCATTGGGAAAGGGCTTCTTGGATAATGTCCAGTAGCTTCCGAAGCCTTCGAGGGTGTAGAGACCATCAGACGTGCCGACTGCAAACCGGGGAATGTCCCCCGTTGGAGATGGCGCGGAACACCAGAGGGAGGAGGTTGTGTGGATGCGGATCGGATGAGAGACTGTTGGTCCGTTAGTGGTTCCCTTATATTTTCAAGTTAAAATGATGGAATTCTGCATACAGAATGGCGGCCATCGATAGTCTCCGCCTTCGTCAGGGTCGGGAAGCATTCTGGGTGCAAGGAAGGAGTCGCCGTTTGGACCACTGTCCATGGTCGCCCTAGTCTTATTAGTCGTGTGAGCAGATTAATGGACGAAGAGATCCTCACAAGAGATACCCGGTGTGGCTCAAAGAGAGCGATGAAAGCTGCGCGGTTGCATTAATTTCTGGGGTAAGAATAGGCCGTCATGAGCAGATTTACCCTATACTGTTCCTTAAAGAGCAGCCGCTCCATGGTTCGATTGTACGTCCATGTTTCCTGATCACAATCCGGAAAGCAAACACTGATGCAGGGCCGCTGTCAGTGTCATGTCCTCGCGACAAGGCAAGGCTCAACTTACGACACTGACGACTCGCCACCGCGATGtccgcctgcagagcatATCAGCTTGATTGAGTCTATGAAGCGGATAAGTAGCCAAACACTCACTGGCAATCAAGATACCGGACCGTGAATTACGCACAACATGCTTAATGGTGTACTGGTCCGGCCAGGGCTCGAACTGATGTAATTGTTTTCGCTGAAACTGGCTCGCATATGCCAACCCTCTTTGTTCCTGTTCTACAAGACTGGATACGGGAAGAGCCCCTACTTCCCTCTGGGCTTGTATGAGAGGATGTTGCAGGCATGTTGCTCTCTTAATTGTTTCCTTTTCGTACCTCTGAACCAGGCGAGCTTTCCGTTGGCGTTTCTATAGAAAGTTTAGCACAGAGAATAAAAGTCTTCTACCGGGATCGGaacaacctcctcatcagcgCGCTTCCGCTTGACGACGTCTTGAGAATACTGAGAGCCTGGCGCTGATTTGTGGTTTGCCTGAATCGCGAAgtactttttcttctctggatCTATAAGCGAGTTAGCGATGTGTCTAAGATGGGCGGTTCTAGAGCGCTACCATAATAAAACCCTGGAATTTCTCGGTTCATAGCTGACAGAACTCGGTTATCGCTATTTTGATACTGATTATAATGTGATGATGTAAAGAAGAGTACGAATTTGTCGCATTAACTGCCTTTGCTGTCAGAGTAGAACGTCGCTATGTAGGGTTTCGAGCATATATACCAGATACGATGGGTCTCTGATCCGTAAGCTGCACTGCATGTCTGCGCCTAAAGTGATACAACCAGACAAAATGGTTCGACAGCCTGCATATCTTGGAGACAACCTGTAATACTTTTGACTGAGATGGGTTTGGAGATTTGTCTTTGACAACGAAACTCTGCGGGTTCTTCCCGTGACGTCGATGTTGGATTATGTCATCACTTTCCAGCTTCTGGTTggacaatctcctcaagcTGCCTTTTGCTGTGTTTCTCATACTCCAGCGTGGACTGGTTTTATCCATGATATCTAACGAGACGATCCGAGATAAGTTCTAATACGTATACTTGTGCCACTCTACTACGGGGCCTGATTTAGACCTGGCTAGCGGTTATTTTTAGGTTATGCGACGCAGAGTGCCGCCGAGTCTTCTCCTGAAATATATCCAAGTGACAAGATGCCCGACTGCAGGCCACAACTTACCATTGAAGATGAAACGAAATAGTCCGAGCTACAACGTTACCGAGGCTTCTAAACCCAGGATGGAATAAGGAAGCTTCGAATGGCGTAACTCTGGTTGCCATGCCCTTTCCTTCCATAAGTACGAGCTCTTTCCATCCTGGCTCCAGAGTTAGGCCCTTTGCGTTGCTCGATTCGTCAGCAGTTATGGCGAATTCCACGTCCAGCCTGAAGATATTTCCTTACATTCACGGGTGCCTAGGCGGAGTATATTGTCTAGCCTGCATATTTACCTTGACAGCAGATGGATGTCCCGAACGTCAATCCGACAAACGCTTTCGGGGCCCCTCCTCCCGCTGCCGTGCAAACTGACAATATGGATACCATTGAAGCGAAGACTGTCCTCATATCCTCAGAAAAAATATCTCCATTGACCTATCCTGATTGTGATGATGATAGAGAGCAAGATATTGACGACCTCATCGACGAACTTGAGTCTCAGGATGGACTCCATGATAATCCTAGTCGAAAGAGTATGGACTCTGGAAGCCGGATTCCTGGTATGGAGGCGCAGTTTGACACCGACATAACGACTGGTCTCACTTCTGTCGAAGCGGCACAGCGCCGCAAAAAGTACGGACCCAACCAGttgaaagaggagaaggagaatatgTTAAAGaagttcttgtccttctttGTTGGCCCGGTTCAATTCGTGATGGAGGTCAGTAACAGAGCTCATTTTGCCCGACTTCCATCATCGCTGACGCTGATTGGTCATAGGGTGCTGCAATCCTAGCTATTGGGCTTCGAGACTGGGTGGACTTTGGCGTGATATGtgctctccttcttcttaaCGCCACTGTTGGCTTCATCCAGGAATACCAAGCAGGATCAATAGTGGAGGAACTCAAAAAGTCGTTAGCTCTCAAAGCTATTGTGGTCCGCGACGGTCGAGTAACTGACATTGACGCCACTGAAGTTGTACCGGGTGATGTTCTGAAGATCGATGAGGTATTACCCATATTGTGGCTGattgaagacggcgaaggcTGACTCCTAGCAGGGCACGATCGTTCCCGCCGACGGCCGTGTTAAGACGAACCATTTACTGCAAATTGACCAATCCTCAGTTACCGGCGAGTCTCTAGCCGTTAACAAATGCAAGGGCGAAGTTTGCTACGCTTCATCTGTGGTGAAGCGTGGCCATGCGTATCTCGTTGTTACGGCTACCGGTGATTACACATTTATGGGAAAGACAGCCGCCCTGGTCAAGTCTGCGTCGTCGAATTCTGGCCATTTTACAGAGGTACTCAACCGCATTGGTGCTACTCTTCTTGTGTTGGTTGTACTCACCTTGATCGTCGTCTGGGTGTCGTCTTTCTACCGTTCAAACGAGACCGTTACGATTCTCGAATTCACACTGGCCATCACTATGATTGGAGTACCTGTTGGCCTGCCCGCCGTCGTTACCACAACAATGGCTGTAGGCGCTGCCTATCTTGCCAAACGACAGGCAATCGTACAAAGACTCTCCGCCATAGAATCGTTGGCTGGGGTAGAGGTTCTCTGCTCTGACAAAACCGGAACCCTAACCAAGAACAAACTAACCCTCTCAGATCCCTACACAGTCGCTGGCGTGGATCCTAATGACCTCATGTTGACCGCTTGTTTAGCAGCTTCAAGGAAGCTGAAGGGCATGGATGCTATTGATAAGGCATTCATTAAAGCACTTCCAAACTATCCGCGCGCTAAAGAGGCTCTCTCTCATTACAAGATTCAGCAATTTCACCCATTTGACCCGGTCTCCAAAAAGGTCACCGCCGTGGTGTTATCTCCAGAAGGCCAGGAGATCATCTGCGTTAAGGGGGCGCCTTTGTGGGTTCTCAAGACGGTTTcggaggagcagcagatccCAGAGAGTGTCGAGAAAGGATATTCTGACAAGATGGACGAGTTCGCCCAGCGTGGCTTTCGGTCCCTTGGTGTTGCTCGGAAACCTGCGGGTGGGGAATGGGAGATTCTTGGGATAGTGCCATGCTCTGACCCTCCACGCGATGACACTGCGGCGACCATTAATGAAGCGAAGACGCTCGGACTATCGATAAAGATGCTCACTGGGGACGCTGTACCCATTGCGCGCGAGACTTCACGTGAGTTAGGGTTGGGAACCAACGTCTATAATTCGGATAAACTCGGTcttggaggcggcggtgACCTGACTGGGTCTGAACTTTACAATTATGTTGAAGCCGCAGATGGATTTGCGGAGGTTTGGCCCCAGCATAAGTATAATGTCGTGGATATCCTGCAGCAACGAGGATACTTGGTGGCAATGACAGGGGATGGTGTTAATGATGCACCATCGCTCAAGAAGGCTGATACTGGAATTGCCGTCGAAGGCGCATCAGACGCTGCTCGGTCTGCTGCTGATATCGTTTTCCTCGCGCCTGGCCTATCAGCGATTATCGACGCTCTGAAGACTTCCCGTCAAATATTCCACCGCATGCATGCATATGTGATCTATCGCATCGCGTTATCTCTGCATCTCGAGATATTCCTTGGGCTCTGGATTGCGATAATGAACGAAAGCCTGAACCTGCAGCTTGTGGTCTTCATTGCAATTTTCGCAGACATTGCAACTCTGGCAATAGCTTACGACAATGCACCGTACTCGAAGACGCCGGTGAAGTGGAATCTCCCAAAGTTATGGGGCCTGTCCGTCATACTGGGTATTGTTCTAGCCGTGGGGACATGGATTGCACTGACCACTATGATGAACGCGGGCGAACATGCCGGGATCGTACAAAATTACGGGAAACGCGACGAAGTTCTCTTCCTTGAGATATCTCTCACGGAGAATTGGTTAATATTTATCACTAGAGCCAATGGCCCGTTttggtcttctctgccgTCATGGCagttggcggcggccatTTTTGTTGTTGATCTCGTTGCAAGTTTCTTTTGCTACTTCGGCTGGTTCGTTGGTGGACAGACTTCGATTGTCGCCATTGTTCGTATCTGGGTATTTTCTCTCGGCGTATTCTGCGTTATGGGAGGTGTCTACTTCCTGCTGCAGCGTTCCCAGACTTTTGACGACATTATGCACTTCAACTTTCTCCAGAAAAGGGACTCTGTATCTCAGCgtgttcttgatgatcttggTAAGCTTCTCCAAACAGCCCTTCTAAGGGTCCGTGCTAAATATGATTCTAGTCGTGGCTTTGCAACGACGATCAGAACAGCATGAGCAGAGTTCGAGAACAGCCGAGAGGGAGGACATAGGATTATGGAAGATGGACAAACTCCGTAAAGAACGCGCACAGTGTTGATGATAGATGAGTACTATGTATGGCGTATTCTATTGTTATGCATCTCGTACATCGAGACCTCGAAACTTGATGATAGGAACACTGGCATCTGTAAGTCAGGGTACTAAAATATAGAATATCCGCACTATGGAACTATAATCATTAAGCGCGCAATGTTCATGTCCATAAATTGCTCTTCCGCAACCTGCTTTGCTCAATAAATGCTTGACCTCAGCGACATGTACTCGAGCATGTACTACACTGCTCGTCACACGTCAACAAGCAGTTATAGGTATTGGTTTGATTATGACTAACCGCCAGACACTCCAGCGTTCTTGCGGTCTCGTAGCCCGATCCTATATTACATCTGATAGCCATACACGTGTGGAAAAATATATAAGCATTGACCGATACAGATCGGTTGCCGCAACACAGAAAGGCCATGGATGTACATGACGCTTGCAAACTGAGACAGAAACAAGATACAGTAGAAGCGTAGAGTGAGAGTAAAATGAACGCAGGGCTAAGATAGGGAAGATGGTGACAAAAGGGAAATGGATAAGATAGTGAGAGAATTAGGCTATGTGCAAGTGTAAATAGGGCGTGACCATTGCATTGGGAGGATAATGTACTCTTTCGGATAAGAAGTTCGATTCGGTGCATAGGTGGAATTACGATTTGGACGTGAGATGGTCGATGGCCTGTTACGGAGAAGGGTTAGTTAGCTCAGGCAAGGCGGTTAAAGATCGAAGGGCAACATACCTTGTCAATATTGTAGTCGAACTGTTCCAGGGCTGCAAGGGAGGCGTCCCTGGGGAAGCCCATTCCTGTAAGGCGCTGGAGGTTGGGATCATCCTGTGTGTCAGTCTGAAGGGCCCAACCAGGTTGCTTCGAGCTGGGggaagaggttgaagggGCAGTTGCGTTTGTCGCCTCTGTGCCTGGTGATTTCATATTATCCAGCGGTGCAAAGAGAGCGTCCCAATCGTGATCTTCGGATTTCGCGTTGGGGTTTACTGGGCCAGAGGACGCGGAAGCATGGGCATTCTgatcgaagctgaagaaatcGGAGCTCGCAGTTCCAGATGTGCTGGTAGGAGCGGCAGCCTTCTCATGCTGGGAAGCTCCGGAATCAAACGAGAAATCAAAATCCATGTTAGGTTTGCCTTCAGACTGAGGGaagtcgtcatcatcatcatcgtcatctgccTCCTTTGCGGGCGCAAGGTTCAATCCTGAGAAGGCGGCCTCGAAATCAGGCGCCTTGCCTCCGTTTGGGGCTTGAGCAGGTGGCGCTGCTTTTGTCACGTTATTCTGAGCCTCTCCGCCGACAATAGGCGCTCCGGTTGTAGTCTCTATTGAATGAGGAGCGTCTGGGGGAAGAGTTGGGTCGGCCCTTCCGGGAAGCAAGCCACCAAACTCTGGAGGAATGTTTCCTGAAGCTTGTTTTTCAGCGTCTTCATCATACTTTGGAGGACTGGGTTGCGCTTccgcagcaggaggaggcCCAGTCGGGGTACTTGATGCCCCCGGAGCCGGGAAAGCATCAAGTTGCGATGGCTCGATCTGATCTGATTTCGAGACTGCATGACTCTGAGGGAAGACAGGCGTAAAGTTATCGTCAAAACCCAACTGTGTTTCACTATCTGTGctatcatcgtcgtcatcatcaatcTCACGGATAGGCGGGAACTCAGACTCTGGCGCTCCTTGGGTATTTGCCGCGTTAGGTGCCTTCATGGCAGCAAAAGCCTCTTCGAAGTCATTATTTTGCTGTGATTTAGACCGCTGATGAGCCGGTCCGCCAAACAGTTCGTCAAAGCTTGGATCCTTTGTGTCAGCTGGTTTCTCCTCACTACCTTGAGACGTAGTGGTTCCCGAAGGGGTCTCAAAGGCGCCAGGCACTGTGGGAAATCGCTCCTTGGAATCCTCAGTCTCATCGAATGGAGAGGCAGAAGTGGGGCGAGCGTCACTGCCCTCGGCTTGAGATGGAGTTCCGACGCTAGATGCTTCTTGGGTACCGAATCGACTAATTGGTGGAGAAACCTTGGTGGAAGTGGTCTCAGAGAGCGTTCCAGTCAATGGAAGAGCATTCGGGGTCATCTGCCTAGATAGAGCCGGAGGTGGTGGTTCCGAGCCGAACGCACCAGccgaggatggaggaggagatattGAAGGGGTTGGAACTCCAGAGCCGGACGGAGACCTTACTGAGTCCGTTCGAGAATCGGCACGGAACGAAgtcggaggaggaggagtcgCAGCCGTTGCTGGAGCAGCGCCGAAGGAAGGGCCAAAGAGATTATCAAAAGCACGTTGCTGGTCGTTCGAAATCTGAGGAGAAGTAACGTTATTGCTCTCACTCGAGCCAGTCATCGTGCGTTTGAAGAAGGGATTAGTTTGCTGGCTAGTTGTAGAGGTAGCCGGGCTTGCCACTCTAGGAGGGTTGCTGACAGGGGACACAACCCCCTCGGGCTCCACTGTTTGCTCCTTCGACAACTCGCCAAGTTCTTCTTGAATCTTATCCCTTTCTCCCTCTACGGTAGCCAGTTGCTTCTTATTAATTGCTGCCAAGCCCTTCTGTTGCCGTGCCTCGGAACGGATCTTCTCCAATGCAGGCTTCAACTGAGCCACTGCCGCATTAGCTTCCCGGATTTTCTCCTTCAGGCTTGCATTTTCCTGTTGATCAGCCGCAAGATCCGCAGACACCTGGTTGTACTGGTTCTGAAGATCCTGTCTACTGCCGTCAATCAAAGCGTACTCCTGCTGCAGTTTGGTCGTCTCAGCTTTCGAGGTTCTCAGGCGTTCCTCCAACTCTTTGAAATGCTTGACCTCCTGTTCGTACATTGCGCGAGCTTGCGCAAGACGAGATTCAAAATCACGTTTTTGCTGAGAGGTCTGGGATAGCTCCTGCTCGGTAGCACTTCGTTTTGTCTGGACGTTTTGCATCTCATTCGCAAGGGAGCCGATCTGATTGGATAAGTTGGCAAGCTCGGTAGTTTCTTGCGTCAACTTGTTAGATTCTTCAGGATCATTGTCCCCGAGAAGGTCATCGgagggttgaggagattTAGCTGTGGAAGGAACGGATGATGCACCAGTTGCCTGCGGCTGCAGGCTTTGTCCGAACGTTGATGTGGGGATGAAAGGTTTGAAGGCTGTTGCGCTGCCCGGTGGAGACGTTTGGCGGGTTGGTGAGCTCGGAGTTGCGAAAGGTGAATTTGAGTTGCCCGTGGACTGTGGAACttgagcaggaacaggagccggagccgaGGGTGCAGGACCTGTTGCAAATGGATCGAGTCCAAATAGGTCATCTGCAGCGGTGTGAACCGGAGCAGGAGGGTGGGACGAAGCTGCAACTGGAGCAGGGACCGGCGCTGCGTGCGTGGAACTGGGTCGGCGCATACTTGGGGGTATCAAAGCGGGTGGTAAAGTCTGCGGTAGGGGGCCCTTGTTGGTGAATTGCTGGCGAATCAAATACATGGCAACGGCAAACTCATCCCTCGTTAACTGGCCATCAGCATCAATATCCGCAAGATCCCAAATCTGCGCCAAGGTCTCCTCGGGTAGCTGCGCCTTCGTAAAGAACGCTACAGCTTGATCGCCGCTTATAACCCCAGATTTCGTCGTATCGACAGTATTGAAGTAGTTGTCAAACTGGAGTTTCTCCTGCGGAGAAATAAGCCAGTCGCCACCAGTCGATTGTGTTGAAAGAGGGGTCCCAAACTGTTGCCTATTGATGGGGCTTTGGGTCCGTTGAGGTCCTGTGAATTGTTTGGGGATTGCCGGTACAGGAGGAACATCAAGTCCAGGCCTTGGGCCACTGAAGGAAGGGCGGCTAGCACCTCGTCGAGCAGCTGCTTCGTACAAACCCGGTGGCAGGACTTGAGGAATTCCTCTCATAATACCAGATTTAAACGAAGTTAGC
Protein-coding sequences here:
- a CDS encoding plasma-membrane proton-efflux P-type ATPase (transcript_id=CADANIAT00002394) gives rise to the protein MDTIEAKTVLISSEKISPLTYPDCDDDREQDIDDLIDELESQDGLHDNPSRKSMDSGSRIPGMEAQFDTDITTGLTSVEAAQRRKKYGPNQLKEEKENMLKKFLSFFVGPVQFVMEGAAILAIGLRDWVDFGVICALLLLNATVGFIQEYQAGSIVEELKKSLALKAIVVRDGRVTDIDATEVVPGDVLKIDEGTIVPADGRVKTNHLLQIDQSSVTGESLAVNKCKGEVCYASSVVKRGHAYLVVTATGDYTFMGKTAALVKSASSNSGHFTEVLNRIGATLLVLVVLTLIVVWVSSFYRSNETVTILEFTLAITMIGVPVGLPAVVTTTMAVGAAYLAKRQAIVQRLSAIESLAGVEVLCSDKTGTLTKNKLTLSDPYTVAGVDPNDLMLTACLAASRKLKGMDAIDKAFIKALPNYPRAKEALSHYKIQQFHPFDPVSKKVTAVVLSPEGQEIICVKGAPLWVLKTVSEEQQIPESVEKGYSDKMDEFAQRGFRSLGVARKPAGGEWEILGIVPCSDPPRDDTAATINEAKTLGLSIKMLTGDAVPIARETSRELGLGTNVYNSDKLGLGGGGDLTGSELYNYVEAADGFAEVWPQHKYNVVDILQQRGYLVAMTGDGVNDAPSLKKADTGIAVEGASDAARSAADIVFLAPGLSAIIDALKTSRQIFHRMHAYVIYRIALSLHLEIFLGLWIAIMNESLNLQLVVFIAIFADIATLAIAYDNAPYSKTPVKWNLPKLWGLSVILGIVLAVGTWIALTTMMNAGEHAGIVQNYGKRDEVLFLEISLTENWLIFITRANGPFWSSLPSWQLAAAIFVVDLVASFFCYFGWFVGGQTSIVAIVRIWVFSLGVFCVMGGVYFLLQRSQTFDDIMHFNFLQKRDSVSQRVLDDLVVALQRRSEQHEQSSRTAEREDIGLWKMDKLRKERAQC
- a CDS encoding EF hand domain protein (transcript_id=CADANIAT00002395) codes for the protein MADNSRQPNLNLTPEEKRVFYQLFQAADTTNLGVITGEIAVPFFEKTKLPPETLGLIWQIADKENRGLLTPSGFGIVMRLIGHAQAGRAPTDELALQLDAAAPSPRDAGASSPQPAPGPIRVPPLNPEDVNKFVSLFEKSDVTRSGTISGETAKQIFERARLPNEILGRIWNLADTKQRGVLDTTEFIIAMHLLTSFKSGIMRGIPQVLPPGLYEAAARRGASRPSFSGPRPGLDVPPVPAIPKQFTGPQRTQSPINRQQFGTPLSTQSTGGDWLISPQEKLQFDNYFNTVDTTKSGVISGDQAVAFFTKAQLPEETLAQIWDLADIDADGQLTRDEFAVAMYLIRQQFTNKGPLPQTLPPALIPPSMRRPSSTHAAPVPAPVAASSHPPAPVHTAADDLFGLDPFATGPAPSAPAPVPAQVPQSTGNSNSPFATPSSPTRQTSPPGSATAFKPFIPTSTFGQSLQPQATGASSVPSTAKSPQPSDDLLGDNDPEESNKLTQETTELANLSNQIGSLANEMQNVQTKRSATEQELSQTSQQKRDFESRLAQARAMYEQEVKHFKELEERLRTSKAETTKLQQEYALIDGSRQDLQNQYNQVSADLAADQQENASLKEKIREANAAVAQLKPALEKIRSEARQQKGLAAINKKQLATVEGERDKIQEELGELSKEQTVEPEGVVSPVSNPPRVASPATSTTSQQTNPFFKRTMTGSSESNNVTSPQISNDQQRAFDNLFGPSFGAAPATAATPPPPTSFRADSRTDSVRSPSGSGVPTPSISPPPSSAGAFGSEPPPPALSRQMTPNALPLTGTLSETTSTKVSPPISRFGTQEASSVGTPSQAEGSDARPTSASPFDETEDSKERFPTVPGAFETPSGTTTSQGSEEKPADTKDPSFDELFGGPAHQRSKSQQNNDFEEAFAAMKAPNAANTQGAPESEFPPIREIDDDDDDSTDSETQLGFDDNFTPVFPQSHAVSKSDQIEPSQLDAFPAPGASSTPTGPPPAAEAQPSPPKYDEDAEKQASGNIPPEFGGLLPGRADPTLPPDAPHSIETTTGAPIVGGEAQNNVTKAAPPAQAPNGGKAPDFEAAFSGLNLAPAKEADDDDDDDDFPQSEGKPNMDFDFSFDSGASQHEKAAAPTSTSGTASSDFFSFDQNAHASASSGPVNPNAKSEDHDWDALFAPLDNMKSPGTEATNATAPSTSSPSSKQPGWALQTDTQDDPNLQRLTGMGFPRDASLAALEQFDYNIDKAIDHLTSKS